In Candidatus Bathyarchaeota archaeon, the sequence CATTCCGCCAGGTGTCTGAACTGAACCATAATTAGGGATGAACCAACCGTTTGCAGATGGACGAAAACCTGTATCAACTGAATAGCTGGTTTCTCCACTGAGTTGCGAAAGCAATATGTCTACTTCAACAGCGAGAAAGTCGGAGAATGAAGCGGTAAGGAAGGTGATGGTGTGTTTACTTGTATCTTCACTTAAAAATCCAGTTGAGTCTAGTCTACCCGTCTGGGAATCGTACCAATAGAACCGAACTGGAGAGGTGTCGTCGTTTGCCACTGTAGAATCGTAAGGTAAGGTAACTTCGATTGGCTTGTCAAACATGTCGTATTTATTGAAGATTGTTGAGCCTGATGCATCGATAGTTATAAGTTTACTTGCAGGTGAAGCGCCTTGGGGTAAACCGTTAACGTTTGAGACATCAGCGTAACTAATAGAAAACTGTATGTTTTCTGATGTAGCTGCTGGAGGTACCACAATTTTGAGTCCATTTAAGGGACTTGACGTGTCAGTTACTTGGATTGTTCCACCATTAGAACCAATAGTTTGGGATGTAACAGGCACTTTTGAGCCTGAAGCAACAGAAACGCCGCTTGTGGGGTTGAATGTTCCGGGGGGGCCTGAGGAGGGATTTATTGGGGGCTGCGTTGAGGGCGGAGAATTTAAGTTGAATGTTCCTGAAAATATTAGAGCTGTTGGAACAAGGATTATGACGATCAATACGATTGCAAAGAGTGAAAAGATTTTTTTTCTTGATCTTTGAGATGGGGGCGGTGGTGGGGGTGGAAAATTCATGCTTAAGTTTATTCTTTGAGTATTACTTATCAAATTTTCAATAGCTCCTTTAGAAGCAAATTACTATGGAGAACGATTTTTATGTATTATGAATGGTGAATATACGCAAATTAGTTAATGTATTGAAACATGTGAATTAAGAATACAGCGATTAAAGATTTTATTTTGCAAATGAATATTCGAAAACCGAATAATAAACGCTAAACATACACAGTACCACAATTTTTGCATGCTTAACTAAAATCTAAATTACTTCTCGTTGCATACAATAATGTTAAAATTCATCTAAAAGTATAGGTTAAGAAACTTCAAAAGGGGACTAATCGTATGAGTACCAAAAAGGAAAAAGAAACCACCCAGAAATATGTCAGTGGATACTCACCAAAGGACATTGAAACACGTGTGGTCAAAAGTTTCCTAGACATCCTGTTACTAATCGAAATGAAGAAACAAAGCAACCTAAGCGGCTACGACCTCACTGCCTTTGTCAACAACAAATTCGGCGGCATATTAAGCCCAGGCACTGTCTATGCAACCATCTATACATTGGAACGGAAGGGGCTAATAAAAGGCGAATCCGATGGACGGAAAACAGTCTATCAATTAACACCTCAAGGAACTGAAGTAATAACTGAAATGATGAAAGAATTCAACCAACAGATGACTATTTTCGTTAAAAAATTCTTAATGCTCTAAAAAAAGGCTGCCTCGGTGTTCTCCGAGGATTTTTCGGCTTAATCAATTGGTTTTCTGAGATTTTCCGATTGTTTTTGCGATATCCAAAATGATGGTTAAGCGCGTTCCCTGTTTACCTACGCCTAAAATGGCGTCATCCAGTGTTGAGGTTACTTGAGTTTTTCTCAATATCCTGCTCGTGTATCGTTGAAACTTCAGTTACTGAATCTACCAATACGCCTATGGCGTGCTTTCCAAGGTCGATGATGATTATTTTATCTGAGTTGGTTTTTTCTGGTAGACCTAAACGCGTTCGAAGATCCATAACTGTAATGATTTGACCTCTTAGGTTGGTTACGCCCTTAACAAACGCTGGAGTACCAGGAACATGAGTAACAGTTTGCATATCTCTGACCTCACGGACTTGCTCCACTGGAACACCGTAGTTAACGTCATCTATTGTGAAGTTGACTATTTGCATGTCTCCTGATTGCATAACTGTTTGCAACAAACTTCACCTACTCAACTTTGTATTTTGATTTGAGTTCATTAAGCAAGTTAATT encodes:
- a CDS encoding chemotaxis protein CheW translates to MQTVMQSGDMQIVNFTIDDVNYGVPVEQVREVRDMQTVTHVPGTPAFVKGVTNLRGQIITVMDLRTRLGLPEKTNSDKIIIIDLGKHAIGVLVDSVTEVSTIHEQDIEKNSSNLNTG
- a CDS encoding PadR family transcriptional regulator; translated protein: MSTKKEKETTQKYVSGYSPKDIETRVVKSFLDILLLIEMKKQSNLSGYDLTAFVNNKFGGILSPGTVYATIYTLERKGLIKGESDGRKTVYQLTPQGTEVITEMMKEFNQQMTIFVKKFLML